In a genomic window of Besnoitia besnoiti strain Bb-Ger1 chromosome XI, whole genome shotgun sequence:
- a CDS encoding serine protease (encoded by transcript BESB_019670), giving the protein MAASSARQVGGLFSRACCASFSSLAKDARASTRLGAAGKASFLPREAAASLFSRRFLSVSASLRTLPIASCAAKAPAASAGALRAARALSSVSSSASSPVGVAQFAVDESAVPFSGQEAFGDAAAAEGFLGEGGLYAPPAAASMHALFNSVVKVYSDYTDPNYSLPWQMQRQGTSTGSGFILKDRLIMTNAHCVSWNNRLQVRKHGSPSKYVARIVAVGHECDLALITVDDEAFWQADLAELELGDVPALQDGVVVLGYPRGGDNLCITSGVVSRVDVNPYAHSNTCLLCVQIDAAINPGNSGGPALKDGRVVGVAFQGFDNAQSIGYIVPTTVIRHFLEDVKRNGRYTGFPTAGIVFQPLENKSMQSFLGLNKIKPNELPPGVEASGILVTLADELRARQYARMVQPEPQKAATNSEAPGKGECAEKTKEEDVRLQDGTHVGLKKNDVILAVDGVDVANDGTVFFREMERVNVSHSISSKFLGDTLRATVLRNKKVMDVVIPLIQENALVPKHQWDQKARYLIYGGLVFCPLTLEYLKDEFGVKFNERAPASLLQPLADIFAQEEGEEPIILSHILASDLTSGYNFRNCLLTHVDGQKVRNMKQLAKLLRMHDAAGAEEEVQGAEAGESQPAAQANAATKDDFVIFLLENKVQLVLERSKAESMQPFILKQHAIHSPTSDVL; this is encoded by the exons AtggcggcctcgtcggcgcgtcaagtcggcggcctcttcagccgcgcgtgctgcgcctccttctcttctttagccaaagacgcgcgcgcgtccacTCGCCTCGGTGCGGCGGGGAAAGCTTCCTTTCTCCCGCGAGAAGCTGCCGCGAGCTTGTTTTCTCGGCGGTTTCTatccgtctccgcgtcgctgcgcacgcTCCCCATCGCGTCttgcgcggcgaaggcgcccgcggcatcCGCAGGAGCgctgcgagcggcgagggcgctctcgtcagtctcctcttcggcgtcgtctcccgTGGGGGTGGCGCAGTTCGCCGTGGACGAGTCTGCGGTGCCGTTCTCGGGGCAAGAGGCCTttggcgacgcggcggcagcggaaggcTTTTTGGGCGAGGGGGGTCTCtacgcgcctcccgcggcggcctcgatgcatgcgctctTCAACAGCGTCGTCAAGGTCTACAGCGACTACACAGATCCGAACTACTCACTGCCGTGGCAGATGCAGCGCCAGGGAACCAGCACAGGCAGCGGCTTCATCTTGAAGGATCGCCTCATCATGACCAACGCGCACTGCGTGTCGTGGAACAACCGCCTCCAAGTTCGAAAGCATGG GTCTCCAAGCAAATATGTTGCGCGGATCGTCGCAGTCGGCCACGAGTGCGACTTGGCTCTTATCACcgtcgacgacgaggccttTTGGCAGGCAGATCTCGCGGAGCTCGAATTGGGCGAT gTCCCTGCGCTGCAGGACGGCGTCGTCGTTCTGGGCtacccgcgcggcggcgacaacTTGTGTATCACGTCGGGAGTCGTGAGCCGAGTCGACGTGAACCCCTATGCTCACTCCAACACGTG CCTCTTGTGCGTGCAAATCGACGCGGCGATAAATCCAGGCAACAGTGGCGGCCCCGCTCTGAAGGACGGGCGCGTTGTGGGCGTCGCTTTCCAGGGCTTTGACAACGCGCAGAGCATAGGCTACATCGTGCCCACAACAGTCATTCGTCACTTTCTAGAGGACGTGAAGCGCAACGGCCGCTACACGGGATTCCCCACCGCAGGCATCGTCTTCCAGCCGCTGGAAAACAAAAGCATGCAGTCCTTCCTCGGACTCAACAAAATCAAACCTAACGAACTGCCGCCAG gcgtggAGGCGTCGGGCATTCTGGTGACGCTCGCCgacgagctccgcgcgcggcagtaCGCGCGGATGGTTCAGCCTgagccgcagaaggccgcgacCAACAGTGAGGCTCCCGGGAAGGGTGAGTGCGCAGAAAAAACCAAAGAAGAAGATGTGCGCCTGCAGGACGGGACGCATGTGGGCCTGAAGAAGAACGACGTCATTTTGGCCGTCGACGGCGTCGACGTGGCGAACGACGGAACTGTTTTCTTCAG GGAAATGGAACGCGTGAACGTCTCGCACAGCATCTCCTCCAAGTTCCTCGGCGACACGTTGCGGGCGACTGTTCTGCGAAACAAGAAAGTGATGGATGTCGTG ATTCCTCTGATTCAGGAAAACGCTCTGGTGCCGAAGCACCAGTGGGATCAGAAGGCGCGCTACCTGATCTACGGTGGCTTGGTGTTCTGTCCTCTCACACTCGAATATCTCAAG GACGAATTCGGTGTCAAGTTCAACGAGcgtgcgcccgcgtcgctgctgcagccgctggcggACATTTTCgcgcaggaagaaggcgaggagccgATTATTCTCAGCCAC ATCCTCGCGTCGGACCTGACCAGTGGCTACAACTTTCGAAACTGTCTCCTCACGCATGTCGACGGCCAAAAAGTGAGGAATATGAAGCAGCTCGCGAAGCTCCTTCGCATGCAcgacgcggccggcgcagaagaagaagtccagggcgcggaggcgggcgagtcgcagccggcggcgcaggcgaacgcggctACGAAAGACGACTTTGTCATTTTCTTGCTGGAAAACAAAGTTCAACTCGTGCTGGAGAGATCCAAGGCCGAGAGCATGCAGCCGTTCATTCTGAAGCAGCACGCGATCCACTCGCCAACCAGCGACGTGCTGTGA
- a CDS encoding CS domain-containing protein (encoded by transcript BESB_019680) — MEEDVKTAIERGWWKVAKEIILQSHKADADVTSTVRKSVADVRVHLDELIRVLNKQHHEIPVVPPAFQWAQSPIEVFLNIKFAYRWSSPGALSVTDPQFTSEARSFTFTGIGTHSGIQKKYSLSLGLFEDIVPEATKWSFASVGKVVVTLQKKKVGVWHRLTEDKAKISNMNVWWDMKEKVQKDLDDFHHGNYTVALSTDSTQTGEVNAEEQAEKATTDHDEEL; from the exons ATGGAAGAGGACGTGAAAACCGCCATCGAGCGAGGCTGGTGGAAGGTTGCGAAGGAAATCATTCTCCAGAGTCACAAAGCAG ACGCCGACGTGACTTCCACCGTGCGCAAGTCTGTCGCCGATGTGCGTGTGCATCTCGATGAGCTCATCCGAGTGCTGAACAAACAACACCACGAAATTCCAGT AGTCCCCCCGGCCTTCCAGTGGGCGCAGTCGCCCATAGAAGTCTTTCTCAACATCAAATTCGCCTATCGATGGAGCAGTCCAG GCGCGTTGTCAGTCACAGACCCGCAGTTTaccagcgaggcgcgcagcttcaCCTTCACAGGCATCGGGACGCACTCTGGAATTCAAAAAAAATACAGTCTGAGTCTCGGCCTTTTTGAGGACATCGTACCCGAG GCAACCAAGTGGAGCTTCGCGTCTGTCGGCAAAGTGGT CGTGACGCTTCAAAAGAAAAAAGTGGGCGTGTGGCATCGGCTGACTGAGGACAAG GCGAAGATCTCCAACATGAATGTGTGGTGGGATATGAAGGAGAA AGTCCAGAAGGATCTCGACGACTTCCACCACGGCAACTACACCGTTGCGCTCTCCACGGACAGCACTCAGACAGGCGAAGTCAACGCCGAAGAACAAGCAGAAAAAGCGACAACAGATCATGACGAGGAACTGTAA